One Desulfobulbus propionicus DSM 2032 DNA segment encodes these proteins:
- the rpsD gene encoding 30S ribosomal protein S4, with protein MARYTGASCRLCRRENLKMFLKGDRCYSDKCAFERRSFAPGQHGQNRFRKVSDYAVQLREKQKVKQMYGMLEAQFRRYFERAERAKGVTGETLLIMLERRLDNVLYRSGFASSRDQARQMVRHNLFTLNGKKVNIPSHQVNAGDIIALKEKYQKSEQVIDNLEGAVRRGLPSWLELDQAKFHCAVKALPNREEITMPIQEQLIVELYSK; from the coding sequence TTGGCTAGATATACTGGTGCATCCTGCAGATTGTGCAGACGCGAAAACCTTAAAATGTTCCTCAAGGGAGATCGTTGTTATTCCGACAAATGCGCTTTCGAGCGCAGGTCCTTTGCTCCTGGTCAACACGGACAAAATCGTTTCCGTAAAGTTTCGGATTACGCTGTTCAGTTGCGTGAAAAGCAAAAGGTTAAGCAGATGTACGGCATGCTTGAAGCCCAATTTCGGCGCTATTTTGAGCGCGCTGAGCGGGCAAAGGGCGTTACTGGTGAAACGTTGCTTATTATGTTGGAAAGACGTTTGGATAATGTCCTTTATCGTAGCGGATTCGCCAGTTCACGAGATCAGGCTCGCCAGATGGTTCGCCATAACCTTTTCACCCTCAATGGAAAAAAAGTCAATATTCCTTCGCATCAAGTTAATGCTGGTGACATCATAGCGTTAAAAGAAAAATACCAGAAAAGTGAACAGGTCATTGACAACCTCGAAGGGGCTGTTCGCCGAGGTCTGCCAAGTTGGCTTGAGCTTGACCAAGCTAAGTTTCATTGTGCCGTCAAAGCGTTGCCTAACCGTGAAGAAATAACGATGCCCATACAGGAACAACTTATTGTTGAGTTGTATTCCAAATAA
- a CDS encoding DNA-directed RNA polymerase subunit alpha has protein sequence MAQEILDDNPFYKNWHSLISPEKLEVDEGTLTSRYGKFVCQPLERGFATTIGNSLRRIMLSSIRGAAITSVRIGNALHEFTTIDGVHEDVAEIILNLKQVRLKLHGPESRTVVLEKNGPGRVLAGDINGGAYVEVMNPELVICTVTSETNFRAELEVHWGKGYVPAEQNKKEGQSIGVIPIDAAFSPIIRVQYVVSQARVGQQTDYDRLTMEIETDGSVEPQSALAYAAKILKEQMTIFINFNEEIAKAPDSLDSDEDGKAYPPFLDKNVEDLELSVRSANCLKNAQIQYIGQLVNKTDAEMLKTKNFGRKSLNEIKALLAEHNLTLGMKYEGWVAPEKREEKLEE, from the coding sequence ATGGCACAAGAAATTTTGGACGATAATCCTTTTTACAAGAATTGGCATAGCCTTATTAGTCCGGAAAAGTTAGAGGTTGATGAGGGGACACTCACCAGCCGATATGGAAAATTCGTTTGCCAACCTCTTGAGCGCGGTTTTGCCACTACTATCGGCAATTCGCTGCGCCGCATCATGCTTTCGTCCATCCGAGGGGCAGCGATCACTTCCGTCCGAATTGGGAATGCGTTGCACGAGTTCACCACTATCGACGGTGTGCATGAAGATGTTGCTGAAATCATATTGAATCTTAAACAGGTTCGATTGAAACTACATGGGCCAGAATCTCGGACCGTTGTCCTTGAAAAGAATGGTCCGGGTAGAGTGTTGGCTGGCGATATCAATGGCGGAGCTTATGTCGAAGTTATGAATCCTGAACTTGTTATTTGTACAGTGACAAGTGAGACCAATTTTCGTGCTGAGCTCGAAGTGCACTGGGGTAAGGGGTATGTACCGGCAGAGCAAAATAAAAAAGAAGGGCAATCTATAGGAGTTATTCCTATTGACGCTGCGTTCTCACCCATCATTCGGGTTCAATATGTTGTTAGCCAAGCCCGTGTAGGTCAGCAGACTGATTATGACCGCTTGACAATGGAAATCGAAACCGATGGAAGTGTTGAGCCGCAAAGTGCACTTGCCTATGCTGCCAAAATCTTGAAAGAGCAAATGACAATTTTTATCAATTTTAACGAAGAAATTGCCAAAGCACCTGATAGTTTGGATAGCGACGAAGACGGCAAAGCCTATCCACCGTTTCTTGATAAAAATGTTGAAGATCTCGAACTGTCAGTTCGTTCTGCTAACTGTCTCAAAAATGCTCAAATTCAATATATCGGTCAGTTAGTCAACAAGACAGACGCTGAAATGTTGAAGACCAAAAATTTTGGGCGTAAATCTCTCAACGAAATAAAGGCGTTGCTTGCTGAGCATAATTTGACTCTCGGTATGAAATACGAGGGGTGGGTGGCTCCAGAAAAGCGCGAAGAAAAACTTGAGGAATGA
- the rplQ gene encoding 50S ribosomal protein L17: protein MRHRKAGRKLGRTASHRDAMLRNMVTSLLEQERIVTTVTKAKEARRVTEQMITLGKRGDLHARRQALAFIRSKSIVAKLFDQLSNQYAERQGGYTRIIRTGTRLGDAAPMAILELVDYQDLANNATAEQEQ, encoded by the coding sequence ATGAGACATAGAAAAGCAGGACGAAAATTAGGCCGCACGGCATCGCATCGTGATGCTATGTTGCGCAATATGGTCACATCGCTCCTTGAACAGGAACGAATCGTAACAACAGTGACCAAAGCCAAAGAAGCACGACGAGTAACCGAACAGATGATTACACTGGGCAAGCGTGGGGACTTGCACGCACGTCGCCAGGCTTTAGCTTTTATTCGTTCAAAAAGTATTGTTGCGAAATTATTTGATCAGCTGAGCAATCAATATGCTGAGCGTCAAGGTGGGTATACTCGAATTATTCGAACAGGGACACGGCTCGGTGACGCTGCGCCAATGGCCATTCTGGAACTTGTCGACTATCAAGATCTGGCGAACAACGCAACCGCCGAGCAAGAGCAATAG
- a CDS encoding YkgJ family cysteine cluster protein has protein sequence MDIENHLLPGRTTIENGRFQFHCHSRVSCYLHCCHNVDMLLFPYDIILLKEYLAINSTEFIERFTSITAGSHPFFPSLKLKMRENVERSCPFLGEQGCSVYVNRPSACRTYPLERGVENPGKGKSLKAHYFLTHHPYCKGHLESRSYTISQWERDQNLYDCNMYNDLWAELDAFFATNPWAGEGKAGPYQRLAFMVCYDIDRFRSYVETHQLLNGFHLRKDEVKRINKNDGALLQFGFRWLEFILGGRKLLVKK, from the coding sequence ATGGATATTGAAAATCATCTTCTGCCCGGGCGAACAACCATAGAAAACGGTAGATTTCAATTTCACTGTCATTCACGGGTGAGTTGTTATCTTCATTGTTGCCATAACGTTGATATGTTGCTTTTCCCGTATGATATTATTTTATTAAAAGAATATCTGGCTATCAACTCTACCGAATTTATTGAACGTTTTACTTCTATTACTGCAGGAAGCCATCCTTTTTTTCCTAGTCTCAAGCTAAAAATGCGCGAAAATGTTGAACGGTCTTGCCCTTTCTTAGGAGAACAGGGATGTTCCGTTTATGTCAACCGCCCTTCTGCCTGCCGCACATATCCTCTTGAGCGTGGTGTCGAAAATCCAGGAAAAGGAAAGTCTCTTAAGGCTCATTATTTTTTGACGCATCACCCGTATTGCAAGGGGCACCTCGAGTCACGAAGTTACACAATTTCACAGTGGGAACGCGATCAAAATTTGTATGACTGCAACATGTATAACGATTTATGGGCCGAGCTCGATGCCTTTTTTGCCACCAATCCTTGGGCCGGCGAAGGAAAGGCGGGTCCGTATCAGCGGCTAGCCTTTATGGTGTGTTATGATATTGACAGATTTCGTTCGTACGTCGAAACTCACCAATTATTGAATGGTTTTCATTTGCGTAAAGATGAGGTTAAGCGAATTAATAAAAATGATGGTGCCCTGCTCCAGTTTGGCTTTCGCTGGCTTGAATTTATCTTGGGAGGGCGGAAGTTACTGGTCAAAAAATAG
- the rpsB gene encoding 30S ribosomal protein S2, producing MAAVTMRQMLEAGLHFGHQTRRWNPKMKPYIYGPRNGIYIVNLDITMKLFKKAYGAMVEAVTNGGSVLFVCTKRQGQAIIKEEAERCGMYYINHRWLGGMLTNFQTIKHSVDRLKKIESMQADGTINRFPKKEVLQMEKERVKLDRNIGGIKNMRTLPDVLFVIDPKKEDIAVGEAVKLGIPVIALTDTNCDPDGINYVIPGNDDAIRAIKLISSMMAEAIMEGKSRRGEEAEANLNELEASMSAGVEEELAEKMEEE from the coding sequence ATGGCAGCAGTTACTATGCGGCAAATGCTTGAAGCCGGTCTTCATTTCGGCCATCAGACAAGACGGTGGAATCCCAAGATGAAGCCTTATATCTACGGTCCCCGGAACGGCATTTATATTGTTAATCTCGACATCACCATGAAGCTTTTCAAGAAGGCATATGGTGCCATGGTCGAGGCGGTGACCAATGGAGGGTCTGTGCTTTTTGTATGCACCAAGCGTCAAGGGCAAGCAATTATCAAAGAAGAGGCTGAGCGATGTGGCATGTACTATATCAATCATCGCTGGCTTGGCGGTATGTTGACCAACTTTCAAACCATTAAGCACTCGGTTGATCGGTTGAAAAAGATTGAATCGATGCAAGCCGATGGAACCATCAACCGCTTTCCCAAGAAAGAGGTTCTGCAGATGGAAAAGGAACGGGTCAAGCTTGATCGCAATATCGGTGGGATAAAAAATATGCGAACCTTGCCCGATGTTTTATTTGTCATCGATCCCAAGAAGGAAGATATCGCCGTTGGTGAGGCCGTTAAACTTGGTATACCTGTGATTGCGTTGACTGATACCAACTGCGATCCAGACGGTATTAATTATGTCATTCCCGGTAATGACGATGCTATCCGGGCAATTAAATTGATTTCTTCCATGATGGCTGAAGCTATCATGGAAGGGAAATCGCGGCGCGGTGAAGAAGCTGAAGCCAACCTCAATGAGCTCGAAGCTTCCATGAGTGCGGGAGTGGAAGAAGAACTCGCCGAAAAAATGGAAGAAGAATAA
- the tsf gene encoding translation elongation factor Ts, translated as MTITSQMVKELRDKTNAGMMDCKKALTETGGDMEKAVDLLRQKGLAVAAKRAGRETKEGVVECYIHAGGKLGVMVEVGCETDFVAKTDDFKAFAKNIAMHIAAANPVSVTREDVPPEILQREKDIYVNQALESGKPQQIVEKMVGGKIEKYLAEVCLMEQKYVKNPDLSVQDLLNELVAKMGENISIKKFARFQIG; from the coding sequence GTGACTATTACAAGCCAGATGGTAAAAGAACTTCGTGATAAAACCAACGCCGGTATGATGGACTGCAAGAAAGCTCTGACGGAAACCGGCGGAGATATGGAAAAAGCAGTCGATTTGTTGCGGCAGAAAGGCTTGGCCGTGGCGGCCAAACGCGCTGGTCGTGAAACCAAGGAAGGGGTTGTTGAGTGCTATATCCATGCTGGCGGCAAACTCGGTGTTATGGTTGAAGTTGGCTGTGAAACCGATTTTGTCGCAAAGACCGATGATTTCAAAGCGTTCGCCAAGAACATAGCCATGCATATTGCGGCGGCCAATCCCGTGTCGGTCACCCGTGAAGATGTCCCACCGGAAATTTTGCAGCGTGAAAAGGATATCTATGTCAACCAAGCCCTGGAATCCGGCAAGCCGCAACAGATTGTTGAAAAGATGGTTGGTGGCAAGATTGAGAAATATTTGGCCGAGGTTTGTCTCATGGAGCAGAAATATGTTAAAAATCCCGATCTCAGCGTTCAGGATCTGCTGAACGAACTGGTTGCTAAAATGGGTGAAAATATCTCTATCAAGAAATTTGCCCGATTCCAGATTGGTTGA
- the pyrH gene encoding UMP kinase has translation MKFKRVLLKISGEALMGDKPYGISTEVIKFVSQEIQALHNLKIELALVIGAGNIFRGVAGAASGMDRSSADNMGMLGTVMNSLAVQDGLENLDIPTKVMSAITMLNVCETYERLKALDYLENKQVVIFAAGTGNPYFTTDTAAVLRALEIKADVIMKATRVDGVYDRDPEKDPNAVRYHTLTFSTVLRDDLRIMDAAGISLARDNNLPIFVFDMTKPGNIVKAVMGEDVGTLITN, from the coding sequence ATGAAGTTCAAGCGCGTATTGTTGAAGATCAGCGGTGAAGCCTTAATGGGAGATAAACCTTATGGCATCAGCACCGAGGTCATTAAATTCGTGTCGCAGGAAATCCAGGCATTGCACAATCTCAAAATTGAACTCGCCCTAGTGATCGGTGCCGGCAATATTTTTCGGGGGGTGGCTGGCGCGGCCAGTGGTATGGATCGAAGTTCCGCGGACAACATGGGCATGTTGGGCACGGTGATGAATTCCTTGGCTGTTCAGGATGGCTTGGAAAATCTCGACATCCCAACGAAGGTCATGTCGGCCATCACCATGCTGAATGTTTGCGAGACGTATGAACGGTTGAAGGCCCTTGACTATCTCGAAAACAAGCAAGTGGTGATTTTTGCCGCTGGTACCGGCAACCCCTATTTCACCACCGATACCGCTGCGGTGCTCCGGGCTCTTGAGATCAAGGCGGATGTAATCATGAAGGCGACCCGGGTCGATGGGGTGTACGATCGCGATCCGGAAAAAGATCCCAACGCGGTGCGGTACCATACCCTTACGTTTTCAACGGTTTTACGCGACGACCTGCGGATCATGGACGCTGCGGGAATTTCCCTTGCCCGAGACAATAACCTGCCCATTTTTGTCTTTGACATGACCAAACCAGGAAACATTGTCAAAGCGGTGATGGGCGAAGATGTTGGGACGCTGATTACCAATTAG
- the frr gene encoding ribosome recycling factor, with protein sequence MSTKIIDQLREKMTASSEALKRDLVKIRTGRASLSLLDGIKVNAYGSQMSLDQVGTLTIPENNMIAIKPWDPQVLPAIEKAILASGLGLTPASDGNVVRLTIPPLTGERRKELVKQVKKIGEEYKVAIRNIRRDAIETLKKMKKDKELSEDELFRLQEEAQKVTDGYIGQIDEITGGKEKEVMAV encoded by the coding sequence ATGTCGACAAAGATTATTGATCAGTTGAGAGAAAAGATGACCGCAAGCAGCGAGGCCCTGAAACGCGATCTGGTGAAGATCAGGACGGGAAGGGCAAGCCTTTCATTGCTCGATGGAATCAAAGTCAATGCCTACGGCTCGCAAATGTCCCTCGATCAGGTTGGTACCTTGACCATTCCCGAGAACAATATGATCGCGATCAAACCCTGGGATCCGCAGGTCTTGCCCGCCATTGAAAAGGCGATTCTCGCCTCGGGGTTGGGGTTGACCCCGGCAAGTGACGGCAATGTGGTCCGTTTGACCATCCCACCTCTTACCGGGGAGCGACGCAAGGAACTGGTTAAGCAGGTCAAGAAGATAGGGGAGGAGTATAAGGTCGCCATTCGCAATATTCGTCGAGATGCCATTGAAACCTTGAAAAAGATGAAAAAGGACAAGGAACTCTCAGAAGATGAGTTGTTCCGTCTGCAGGAAGAGGCGCAGAAGGTAACGGATGGCTATATCGGACAGATTGACGAAATCACCGGCGGCAAAGAAAAGGAAGTGATGGCGGTCTGA
- a CDS encoding isoprenyl transferase, with protein sequence MSSVVTQEQLSLIPRHVAIIMDGNGRWAEERHRPRLYGHKAGVESVRAVVETARSIGLEVLTLYAFSTENWNRPSTEVNGLMGLLKSYLQAELRTMLSNDIRLHCLGQQDRLPSDVRAILQQTIDETRCCQGMILNLALSYGGRSEIVGAARELARQCQQGRLDWQDISESTLGEYLFTAGQSDPDLLIRTGGEHRLSNFLLWQASYAELYFTEVKWPDFRKEQFLEAIQTFQHRQRRFGKTGAQLQAE encoded by the coding sequence ATGTCATCCGTGGTCACTCAAGAACAGCTCTCCCTCATCCCTCGCCATGTGGCCATTATAATGGATGGCAATGGCCGCTGGGCGGAGGAGCGACACCGGCCGCGACTGTACGGCCATAAGGCAGGGGTAGAATCGGTACGTGCTGTCGTTGAGACTGCGCGCTCCATCGGATTGGAAGTCCTCACCCTCTATGCCTTTTCGACGGAGAATTGGAACCGTCCGTCGACCGAGGTCAATGGCCTGATGGGGTTGCTCAAGAGCTATCTCCAAGCGGAGTTGCGAACTATGCTCAGCAACGATATCCGCCTCCATTGCCTGGGACAGCAGGATCGCCTGCCAAGCGACGTACGTGCCATCCTCCAGCAAACCATCGATGAAACACGGTGCTGTCAGGGCATGATCCTGAACCTGGCCCTGAGTTATGGCGGCCGCAGCGAAATTGTCGGGGCGGCGAGGGAGCTAGCCCGACAATGCCAGCAAGGGCGATTGGATTGGCAGGACATCTCCGAGAGTACTCTCGGCGAGTATCTGTTCACCGCTGGTCAATCCGATCCCGATTTGCTGATTCGTACCGGGGGTGAACATCGCCTGTCCAATTTCCTTCTTTGGCAGGCCTCCTACGCGGAACTGTATTTTACCGAGGTCAAGTGGCCTGATTTCAGGAAGGAACAATTCTTGGAAGCCATCCAAACATTTCAGCACCGACAGCGACGTTTTGGCAAAACCGGTGCACAACTGCAGGCAGAGTAG
- a CDS encoding phosphatidate cytidylyltransferase has translation MNRVIPGVLMAVGWVLLLFWGSAALFWGVGVCGAGIALHEYFRMTCPTLTGPRLATTLLLSLLPVLAALSGSGEAVLAALVASLMAIVAMALHGYTVIPDVFRYLCVSGFASLYIAVCLAHVVLIRFLPQGPFWLILLIAIVAGSDTGAYYAGKTFGKRKLFPQISPKKTIAGGVGGLVFGIAAAEGINLLFPEKTDPLLLLPVAALLIVVGIVGDLTESMIKRSVGVKDSGTILLGHGGLLDRIDSLLLTGPVLYYLLRLGVL, from the coding sequence ATGAATCGTGTGATCCCAGGGGTGCTCATGGCCGTCGGCTGGGTGCTTCTGCTTTTTTGGGGCTCGGCTGCATTGTTTTGGGGGGTAGGGGTCTGCGGAGCCGGTATCGCCCTCCACGAGTATTTTCGCATGACCTGTCCCACCTTGACAGGTCCCCGTCTTGCGACAACGCTGTTGCTTTCCCTGTTGCCGGTTCTTGCCGCGCTGTCCGGTTCGGGCGAGGCTGTCTTGGCCGCTCTGGTGGCCAGCCTCATGGCGATCGTCGCGATGGCTCTTCACGGATATACCGTTATTCCGGATGTGTTTCGTTACCTCTGTGTCAGCGGTTTTGCCAGTCTTTATATCGCGGTCTGTCTGGCCCATGTGGTGCTCATTCGCTTTCTGCCCCAGGGGCCCTTCTGGTTGATCTTGCTGATCGCCATTGTCGCCGGTTCTGATACCGGTGCCTATTACGCCGGCAAGACATTTGGCAAACGCAAACTTTTCCCGCAAATTAGCCCGAAGAAGACCATAGCCGGTGGCGTGGGCGGTCTTGTTTTCGGTATTGCCGCCGCCGAGGGCATCAACCTGCTGTTTCCCGAGAAAACCGACCCCCTCCTGCTTCTCCCAGTGGCCGCCCTGCTCATCGTGGTGGGCATTGTCGGTGATCTGACCGAATCGATGATTAAACGCTCGGTGGGCGTCAAGGATTCGGGCACCATTCTTCTTGGTCACGGCGGATTGCTCGATCGCATTGACAGCTTGTTGCTTACCGGGCCCGTGCTTTACTACTTGCTCCGCTTGGGCGTGCTTTGA
- a CDS encoding 1-deoxy-D-xylulose-5-phosphate reductoisomerase produces MKALSLLGSTGSIGTNVLAVVRQFPEQFRIVGLAAGRNVALLAEQVLEFQPECISVAEPALVSPLAQRLPPSYHSRIVCGTEGNCAVASLASAHMVVSAVVGAIGLLPALTAIRAGKDVGLANKETLVMAGRLVMRSAQQHKVQLLPIDSEHSAIFQALEAGRKQDVARIILTASGGPFRTWSKDDLATAAPAQALAHPNWSMGRKISIDSATLMNKGLEVIEARWLFDVEPEQIEVVVHPQSIVHSLVEYQDGSVVAQLGIPDMRIPIAYALSYPKRLELGLSRLDLAQCGGLAFEQPDHERFPALRMAYDALAMGGVKPAVLNAANEVAVEAFLNGRIGFTRIAEVVDRALQETAQGDELDLDAILAADQAARAMVTRALQA; encoded by the coding sequence ATGAAGGCGTTATCCTTGCTGGGATCGACCGGGTCCATCGGCACCAATGTGCTGGCGGTGGTGCGACAGTTTCCCGAACAGTTCCGGATTGTAGGCCTTGCGGCCGGCCGCAATGTCGCCCTGTTGGCCGAGCAGGTGCTGGAGTTTCAGCCGGAATGCATTTCGGTGGCTGAGCCAGCGTTAGTCTCCCCTCTTGCACAACGGCTGCCCCCGTCCTATCATTCCCGTATCGTTTGCGGGACCGAGGGCAACTGCGCGGTGGCCTCGCTAGCCTCTGCTCACATGGTGGTTTCTGCCGTGGTTGGTGCGATTGGCCTGCTGCCAGCCTTGACCGCCATTCGGGCTGGCAAGGATGTGGGCCTGGCCAACAAGGAAACCTTGGTCATGGCTGGTCGACTGGTGATGCGGTCTGCACAGCAGCATAAGGTTCAGTTGCTGCCCATTGATTCCGAACACAGCGCCATCTTTCAAGCCTTGGAGGCTGGACGCAAACAGGACGTGGCCCGGATTATTCTCACCGCCTCCGGTGGTCCGTTTCGGACCTGGAGCAAGGACGATCTGGCAACCGCTGCCCCCGCGCAGGCTCTTGCCCACCCCAATTGGAGTATGGGGCGCAAGATCTCCATCGATTCCGCAACGTTGATGAACAAGGGGCTTGAAGTAATCGAGGCCCGCTGGCTTTTTGACGTCGAACCTGAGCAAATCGAGGTAGTGGTGCATCCGCAATCGATTGTTCATTCACTGGTGGAATATCAGGACGGTTCGGTGGTTGCCCAGTTAGGGATCCCGGATATGCGGATCCCCATCGCCTATGCGCTGTCCTATCCCAAGCGGCTTGAATTGGGCCTTTCACGGCTTGATCTGGCGCAGTGCGGTGGGCTTGCCTTTGAACAACCCGATCATGAACGATTTCCGGCCCTGCGCATGGCCTATGACGCCTTGGCAATGGGCGGCGTTAAACCGGCTGTTCTTAATGCCGCCAACGAGGTTGCCGTCGAGGCCTTCCTCAACGGCCGGATTGGTTTCACCCGCATCGCCGAAGTGGTTGACAGGGCTTTGCAGGAGACCGCCCAAGGGGATGAACTGGACCTGGACGCCATTCTCGCGGCTGACCAGGCAGCCCGTGCCATGGTCACCCGTGCGCTCCAGGCCTGA
- the rseP gene encoding RIP metalloprotease RseP: MNSVLSFILVLGVLIFVHELGHFLLAKAFGVRVLKFSLGFGNKLVGKKWGETEYLISAFPLGGYVKMYGEQQEEEVLPEDRHRSFSHKPVWQRFGIVFGGPLFNLLFAVGLFFLLFVVAGMPEPVDSTKIGEVNPESAAAQAGLKAGDAVLSINGKPTTSWEHVSEAIRDSQGNEVTLVVLREGQELTIGAKPTIREVKNLFGETTGERYMLGIVRSEEIRYVDASIAESAKAAVVQTWNLGYLTVMGIVKMIQRVIPASELGGPIRIAELAGQQLEAGWMNLLYFMGLLSVNLGILNLLPIPVLDGGHLVFLSLEAVRRRPLSERTMEISQRVGIAILGTLMIFVFYNDILRLVKRWLMS, encoded by the coding sequence ATGAATTCCGTTCTGTCATTCATTCTCGTTCTTGGCGTACTCATTTTTGTGCACGAACTCGGCCATTTCTTGCTGGCAAAGGCCTTTGGCGTCAGGGTCCTTAAATTTTCCCTCGGCTTTGGCAACAAACTGGTCGGAAAGAAATGGGGGGAGACCGAGTACCTGATCAGCGCCTTTCCCCTTGGCGGGTACGTGAAAATGTACGGAGAGCAGCAGGAGGAAGAAGTTCTTCCCGAAGACCGACATCGTTCTTTTTCCCATAAACCGGTGTGGCAGCGTTTTGGCATTGTTTTTGGCGGACCGCTGTTCAATCTCCTGTTTGCCGTGGGATTGTTTTTTCTGCTGTTTGTCGTCGCGGGCATGCCTGAACCGGTGGATTCCACCAAGATCGGTGAAGTCAACCCCGAATCGGCCGCCGCGCAGGCAGGGCTGAAGGCCGGCGATGCGGTGTTGTCCATCAACGGTAAGCCGACGACCTCCTGGGAGCATGTCTCAGAGGCTATCAGGGACAGCCAGGGCAACGAGGTGACCCTGGTGGTGCTCCGTGAGGGACAGGAATTGACCATAGGCGCCAAACCCACCATCCGCGAGGTGAAGAACCTGTTCGGCGAGACCACAGGCGAGCGGTACATGCTTGGAATCGTTCGCAGCGAGGAAATCCGTTACGTGGATGCGTCGATCGCAGAGTCGGCCAAAGCCGCTGTGGTGCAAACCTGGAATCTCGGCTATCTGACAGTGATGGGCATTGTCAAGATGATCCAGCGGGTGATCCCGGCCAGTGAATTGGGGGGGCCGATCCGCATCGCCGAACTGGCCGGCCAGCAGTTGGAGGCCGGATGGATGAACCTGTTGTATTTCATGGGCCTGCTGAGCGTCAACTTGGGTATTCTCAACCTGCTGCCCATTCCGGTACTCGATGGCGGCCATCTGGTGTTTCTTTCCCTGGAAGCGGTTCGCCGCCGGCCCTTGAGCGAGCGAACCATGGAAATCAGCCAGCGGGTCGGCATCGCCATCCTCGGGACGCTGATGATTTTTGTCTTCTACAATGATATTCTCCGGCTGGTCAAACGATGGCTGATGTCCTGA
- the tsaB gene encoding tRNA (adenosine(37)-N6)-threonylcarbamoyltransferase complex dimerization subunit type 1 TsaB, whose protein sequence is MADVLILAIETATGCGGVALTKGDRANGKVLAEYTLQPEQTHSRRLLGSVATMMAAVGVGWAELDAVAVSLGPGSFTGLRIGLAAAKGIAMAARRPLLGVPTLDGLAAQVAASELPLCCLLDARKQQVYAAFYRVDGQSQYLRTSEFLVLSAEQLVASIQEPTLVVGPGVRACQPQLASHPQARLVATAMLHPRAAVVGLCAASMLIQGQADVDADNLVPLYVRASEAELSLRH, encoded by the coding sequence ATGGCTGATGTCCTGATCCTGGCGATCGAGACCGCAACCGGATGCGGCGGAGTCGCCTTGACCAAGGGAGACAGGGCAAACGGCAAGGTCTTGGCCGAATACACCCTCCAACCCGAGCAGACCCACTCCCGCCGCCTGCTGGGGTCCGTGGCGACGATGATGGCGGCGGTTGGCGTCGGGTGGGCCGAGCTTGACGCCGTGGCCGTCAGTTTGGGCCCGGGATCCTTTACCGGTCTTCGGATCGGCTTGGCGGCAGCCAAGGGGATCGCCATGGCTGCCCGGCGGCCTCTACTCGGCGTGCCGACCCTCGATGGACTGGCCGCGCAGGTGGCAGCCAGCGAATTGCCGCTCTGCTGTCTCCTGGATGCGCGAAAGCAGCAGGTGTATGCCGCCTTTTACCGTGTCGACGGACAGTCGCAATACCTGCGGACCAGCGAATTTCTCGTCCTGTCGGCCGAGCAATTGGTCGCCTCCATCCAAGAGCCGACCCTGGTGGTTGGCCCGGGGGTCAGAGCCTGCCAGCCGCAGCTTGCCAGCCATCCCCAGGCACGGCTGGTCGCCACCGCCATGTTGCATCCACGGGCCGCCGTCGTCGGCCTGTGCGCGGCCTCCATGTTGATCCAAGGGCAGGCGGACGTGGACGCGGACAACCTCGTGCCCCTCTATGTACGCGCCTCCGAGGCCGAATTGAGCCTACGGCATTAA